From Equus asinus isolate D_3611 breed Donkey chromosome 14, EquAss-T2T_v2, whole genome shotgun sequence, one genomic window encodes:
- the SPNS1 gene encoding protein spinster homolog 1 isoform X4, producing the protein MDRFTVAGVLPDIEQFFNIGDSSSGLIQTVFISSYMVLAPVFGYLGDRYNRKYLMCGGIAFWSLVTLGSSFIPRERFWLLLLTRGLVGVGEASYSTIAPTLIADLFVADQRSRMLSVFYFAIPVGSGLGYIAGSKVKDVAGDWHWALRVTPGLGVVAVLLLFLVVREPPRGAVERHLDSPPLNPTSWWADLRALARNPSFILSSLGFTAVAFVTGSLALWAPAFLLRSRVVLGETPPCLPGDSCSSSDSLIFGLVTCLTGVLGVGLGVEVSRRLRRSNPRADPLVCAAGLLGSAPFLFLSLACARGSIVATYIFIFVGETLLSMNWAIVADILLYVVIPTRRSTAEAFQIVLSHLLGDAGSPYLIGLISDRLRRRWPPSFLSEFRALQFSLMLCAFVGALGGAAFLGTAIFIEGDRQRAHLHVQGLLREAGPADDRIVVPQRGRSTRVPVSSVLI; encoded by the exons TGTTCATCTCCAGTTACATGGTGTTGGCGCCTGTGTTTGGCTACCTGGGTGACAGGTACAATCGGAAGTACCTCATGTGCGGGGGCATTGCCTTCTGGTCCCTGGTGACACTGGGGTCGTCCTTCATCCCCAGAGAG CGATTCTGGCTGCTTCTCCTGACCCGGGGCCTAGTGGGGGTCGGGGAGGCCAGTTACTCCACCATCGCACCCACTCTCATCGCTGACCTCTTCGTGGCGGACCAGCGGAGTCGGATGCTCAGCGTCTTCTACTTCGCCATCCCAGTGGGCAG tGGGCTGGGTTATATTGCAGGTTCCAAAGTGAAGGATGTGGCTGGTGACTGGCACTGGGCTCTGAGG GTGACACCAGGTCTAGGAGTGGTGGCTGTTCTGCTGCTGTTCCTGGTAGTACGGGAGCCGCCAAGAGGGGCTGTGGAGCGCCACTTGGACTCACCACCCTTAAACCCCACCTCGTGGTGGGCGGATCTGAGGGCTCTGGCAAGAAA CCCTAGTTTCATCCTGTCTTCCCTGGGCTTCACTGCTGTGGCCTTTGTCACGGGCTCCCTGGCTCTCTGGGCTCCTGCGTTCTTGCTGCGTTCCCGTGTGGTCTTGGGGGAGACCCCACCCTGCCTTCCTGGAGactcctgctcttcctctgaCAG cctcatCTTCGGGCTCGTCACCTGCCTGACTGgggtcctgggtgtgggcctGGGTGTGGAGGTCAGCCGCCGCCTCCGCCGCTCCAACCCCCGGGCTGACCCACTCGTCTGTGCTGCTGGCCTCCTGGGCTCCGcacccttcctcttcctctctcttgcctGTGCCCGTGGTAGCATCGTGGCCACCTAT ATTTTCATCTTTGTTGGAGAGACACTGCTGTCCATGAACTGGGCCATTGTGGCTGACATTCTGCTG taCGTGGTGATCCCCACACGACGTTCTACCGCCGAGGCCTTCCAGATTGTGCTGTCCCACCTGCTGGGTGATGCTGGGAGCCCCTACCTCATTGGCCTG ATCTCCGACCGCCTCCGACGGCGCTGGCCACCCTCCTTCTTGTCCGAGTTCCGGGCCCTGCAGTTCTCGCTCATGCTGTGCGCCTTCGTCGGGGCGCTGGGTGGTGCAGCCTTCCTGGGCACTGCCATCTTCATTGAGGGTGACCGTCAGCGAGCCCACTTGCATGTGCAGG GTCTGCTACGTGAGGCAGGGCCCGCAGATGACCGTATCGTGGTGCCCCAGCGAGGCCGCTCCACCCGGGTCCCTGTGTCCAGTGTGCTCATCTGA
- the SPNS1 gene encoding protein spinster homolog 1 isoform X3: protein MDRFTVAGVLPDIEQFFNIGDSSSGLIQTVFISSYMVLAPVFGYLGDRYNRKYLMCGGIAFWSLVTLGSSFIPRERFWLLLLTRGLVGVGEASYSTIAPTLIADLFVADQRSRMLSVFYFAIPVGSGLGYIAGSKVKDVAGDWHWALRVTPGLGVVAVLLLFLVVREPPRGAVERHLDSPPLNPTSWWADLRALARNPSFILSSLGFTAVAFVTGSLALWAPAFLLRSRVVLGETPPCLPGDSCSSSDSLIFGLVTCLTGVLGVGLGVEVSRRLRRSNPRADPLVCAAGLLGSAPFLFLSLACARGSIVATYVSSQQIFIFVGETLLSMNWAIVADILLYVVIPTRRSTAEAFQIVLSHLLGDAGSPYLIGLISDRLRRRWPPSFLSEFRALQFSLMLCAFVGALGGAAFLGTAIFIEGDRQRAHLHVQGLLREAGPADDRIVVPQRGRSTRVPVSSVLI, encoded by the exons TGTTCATCTCCAGTTACATGGTGTTGGCGCCTGTGTTTGGCTACCTGGGTGACAGGTACAATCGGAAGTACCTCATGTGCGGGGGCATTGCCTTCTGGTCCCTGGTGACACTGGGGTCGTCCTTCATCCCCAGAGAG CGATTCTGGCTGCTTCTCCTGACCCGGGGCCTAGTGGGGGTCGGGGAGGCCAGTTACTCCACCATCGCACCCACTCTCATCGCTGACCTCTTCGTGGCGGACCAGCGGAGTCGGATGCTCAGCGTCTTCTACTTCGCCATCCCAGTGGGCAG tGGGCTGGGTTATATTGCAGGTTCCAAAGTGAAGGATGTGGCTGGTGACTGGCACTGGGCTCTGAGG GTGACACCAGGTCTAGGAGTGGTGGCTGTTCTGCTGCTGTTCCTGGTAGTACGGGAGCCGCCAAGAGGGGCTGTGGAGCGCCACTTGGACTCACCACCCTTAAACCCCACCTCGTGGTGGGCGGATCTGAGGGCTCTGGCAAGAAA CCCTAGTTTCATCCTGTCTTCCCTGGGCTTCACTGCTGTGGCCTTTGTCACGGGCTCCCTGGCTCTCTGGGCTCCTGCGTTCTTGCTGCGTTCCCGTGTGGTCTTGGGGGAGACCCCACCCTGCCTTCCTGGAGactcctgctcttcctctgaCAG cctcatCTTCGGGCTCGTCACCTGCCTGACTGgggtcctgggtgtgggcctGGGTGTGGAGGTCAGCCGCCGCCTCCGCCGCTCCAACCCCCGGGCTGACCCACTCGTCTGTGCTGCTGGCCTCCTGGGCTCCGcacccttcctcttcctctctcttgcctGTGCCCGTGGTAGCATCGTGGCCACCTATGTGAGTAGCCAGCAG ATTTTCATCTTTGTTGGAGAGACACTGCTGTCCATGAACTGGGCCATTGTGGCTGACATTCTGCTG taCGTGGTGATCCCCACACGACGTTCTACCGCCGAGGCCTTCCAGATTGTGCTGTCCCACCTGCTGGGTGATGCTGGGAGCCCCTACCTCATTGGCCTG ATCTCCGACCGCCTCCGACGGCGCTGGCCACCCTCCTTCTTGTCCGAGTTCCGGGCCCTGCAGTTCTCGCTCATGCTGTGCGCCTTCGTCGGGGCGCTGGGTGGTGCAGCCTTCCTGGGCACTGCCATCTTCATTGAGGGTGACCGTCAGCGAGCCCACTTGCATGTGCAGG GTCTGCTACGTGAGGCAGGGCCCGCAGATGACCGTATCGTGGTGCCCCAGCGAGGCCGCTCCACCCGGGTCCCTGTGTCCAGTGTGCTCATCTGA